CAGGATATATAATTAGATTGCCACTAAATGATTCTAGGCAATCACATTCCTCAAgattaaaatttgtattttcttctCACCATTCTTTTAATTGGTATTGGCAACACTATAAGGTTTTTTGCCTGCCAGTCAACCATGGATAACATGCTTTCATGCCCAATGCACTGTGTAGGTTGCCCACTTGCAAAGCTCATAGCCTTTAAGCTTTGTTGGACATAACCATTAGCTTCAATGCTGATCCTTTCTTCATTCTGACCATGTTTGACCCTCTCATACACAATCACTTCAACCTTGTCTTTGCATTTCTCATTCCTACCTTGCTCAACAACTTGCTCATATTCTATCACTTCAACATTGTCTTCAAAATGTGGGCATTTCTGATGCTGTTGTTTATGGTGTCtccatgaatttttttataagtgaaaATAAGTACAGGAAACAGACCAAAATTcgtatatgaaaagaaaatatatcaaaatacatAGCCAAGAGAAGAGTTCATGAACATTGCAAAACACATAGGTAGGGTGCAAGTGCCAACGGTtggtaaaaaaacaatttattttgtaactaaatgaaaaaacaaataaattttttttttttttttttaaacatgagTTACCTTGATTGGTTGGCTACCTTCTAGAAACATGACACCATTCATATATAGAGTACATATAGTATAGACAGTGGTTTTCTAATTCAAAGCGTATTTTCTTTAGATTAGATCATAAGAagttatttctcaaaaaaaaaaaaaaaaaaaaaaaaaaaaagatcataagaAGTTTAATGGCTAGAATGGATGGTGAGTTCTTCAGACATGCGTCAGAGCCCATTAAGGCATTAATAGCATCAGTGTACACATAGGTATCATGGAAGAGTCAATTTAAgcaattttcttcttctttttggatATAGTACATACATCGGACAAATTTGTAGATCGGAATGGGAAAACAAGGATGCCCTGCGTAGATTCTTAAGGGAAGATGAGCGTTTTaggttttttatgttttagtagTAGCATATAATAACGTAGCGtgtctatttctttttttcttttttttttaaaaaaaggtagtggtgtttttcttttaattattatataactttaaattttattaaccaaaataatttagacatcaataaaaaaaaggtaagatatgtaaaaattaaaggggacatatataaaatgatgaaaaagtaTAAATCATGTTTTGGATTAGGTCTCACTTTTTTGATTTTGtcaattaaaattccaaatttatgAAATTGTTTCAATATAAGGTTTTTGTCCATCTCCATTATTCATTTCTATAATTCTAGGTGATAACAAAGCGTATTGCTATTGACGAAACTCAGCGTTTTACCTTGGGTTTGCTCATAAATCAATTTAATTAGTATCTATTGAAAAAAGAAGTCAGAGAGAAATGGCTTTGTTTGGAGAAAGAACATGAttataagaaaataacaaaattattacgTAGGTGAAACCCAAAACAATTTCAACAGTTTACTCATTTTCACTACTTATCAGGGTTTATAATAACGTAGATGAATAACGGATACGAATAGTTGCTTCAAATTGAAATGATTTCATAAGTGTTGTCcttttattgataaataaaaatatgaaacaatgTAAAAACTTTAATTGGgcttattaataatatttttctaaattaaaaataacccCCTCATTCAAAATTCGATCCATGTATAATTATTATGCGTCAGTTGATATTCATCTGAATGACACAATATAGTGATACAACTGAAAATGATTGAAATTAGGAAATTAAGATCTTAGTCAattgaaaatgtattttaaaatataggCAAATTACCATTTACACACCTGTGGTTTagtcgaaatttaagttgtttacctatggtttgaaatttgacactttatccACCTGAAATTAGCTTAATTAGATTTCTATAACCCATCTCTATTAAAAATAgagctaaatatgtaattttgctcaACTTTTAagtctctctcctccaaaaacacaaaatacataaaaatacaagGTCAAATAAGATTAATATCCATTGGAACACTTGCATCATAGaatttcaaaccacaagtaGTTACTTACCTATGGTTTAAGTTGCCTATAgttaacttaaattttggtcaaacctCAGGTAggtaaaatgttaaattttaaatcacagatagacaacttaaatttctgCCAAATCACAGGtaagtaagttgtaatttgccaaaaaagaaaaaagaaaacagcaaATGAATATGTTTATCCCATAAAAAGTTCAATTAAATGACATCATTTCccgaattttttttatttgaataccCTATTAAATTAACAACTGTAAACAAGTTTACGATAATGTCACATAAAATAGTAGGAAAGCAAATATGctaatataaattattacataGGGCAAgctaaaaataatacaaaaaaagttaaaaatatacaaatacaataataCAATATAAATACTAGCAATGTACTTCTATAGTACAGTAACATTTACTAACTAATGTTAAATTAGTCTCTGCAAATATAGCTAAGCTATTCTTGCAAACCTCAAGAACATTGCTCAAAACTCATCCTCAGACGTAGAAAGTACCTTAGTTATAATTGGGCGAGCTCTGCACATGGCCTCCAATGCCACGGCTTTGGGCATGGTGACCCCATTACTTTCAACCATGTCAACTTCTTCCTCACTAATCTTTTCCCACTCAAAGCACTGAATTAATGACCCCAATGTCAAGCCTATTGTACGTTGGGCAAGGCTTGCCCCGGGACAAGCCCTCCTTCCTAGTCCAAATGGCATTAACTTGTTTACGTCACTCTCTCCATTTTCAAACCTCTCAGGCTTAAAACTAGTTGCGTCATGCCATATATTGGGGTCTCTATGTATGGCCCATGCATTAACCCATAACATTGTCTCACGAGGAACATTATATCCTCCAATTGTACAATCTTCAGAGGACATGTGGGGTAAAAGCAATGGGGCTGCAGGATACAATCTAAGAGTCTCCAAGATTATATTTTGTAGATAGTGCAATTTAGAGACATCCGGTTCATTGAGTAATTTTTCTTGTCCAATTTGATTATCCAACTCAACTCTAGCATTCTTCAACACTTGAGAATGATTGAGCAAATTGGACATTGCCCACTCTATCGTCACTGCTGATGTGCTGGTCCCAGCAATTAACAAGACCTGCTTATTATATATTCAATAAGTGCTTAAATCAtgacaagaatttttttttttttttgagaaggaatcGCGACAAgaatttaaaagtaaaaaaatggattgataacttatatttattttagcgattcttaaagttacaccaagaattttaaagtaaaaatgGATTGATagctaatatttatttttgtgaattGATTACTGGTATGTTGACAAAGGATCCTAATAAAATATCACTGAGTTGAATTGACTGGTAGTTTTATGATAGCTTTAGAGATAGGGATAAGACATGTATTGGTCTAGTGTTTCGTCTGCAGAGTATGGAAGAGCACTAGACTAAAGACTTACCCCAACTTTAGCTTACCTCAAGATggtaaaaatcaaatttatatttgggaaaagaacaataaaaattaaaataattaatatgataTGATTAAAGATTAATGAGTaccacaaaatttgaaattttaaccgACTTATAACTCTCTATACTGTATATATGAAATCAGAGTCTCAAGTCTCAACCTTGCAAGAGAAACTTgtactcaaaaaaatatagagatagTGAGAAGAATATAACTACATAAACAACTTCTTGCTTAGAAATCAAGGCTACGTGGTTGACTTCAAATTCGTGTTATACATGTTTTATCCTAACTTGTCAAATAAACAACTGGGTCAGATTTGGTTATTTGATTACAAAATTTCCCTTGCAGTTGATCAATCCAATATATTTTCATTgtctttaaaaaatcttgagTATTGATGTTTTCAGCTTTTTAATTAGCATCTAGttcaaacaaagaagaaatgaCCTACACATACCAGTATAAGCCCTTTGATAATTTGATCGGTGTAGTATTCGGGCTGTGAATTTTGCAAAGAAAGCAGATGATCAATCATAGTGTTCCCCTTCTCTTCCTTACTCCTCTTCTCATCAATAAGACCTTGCAAGAAAGCAT
This genomic stretch from Quercus robur chromosome 4, dhQueRobu3.1, whole genome shotgun sequence harbors:
- the LOC126723214 gene encoding cytochrome P450 81E8-like isoform X2, which encodes MEDMLLYSSLSLLLLLAVAFKFLLQTRTKHKHLPPSPPSLPILGHLHLIKKPLHRTFHHFSQKYGNIFSLQLGSQLVVIVSSPSAVEECFTKNDIVLANRPRLLLSKHLGYNHTAVSTASYGDHWRNLRRISTLEIFSTNRLNMFLGIRRDEVKHLLRKLSRNSCQGFAKVELKSMLLELTYNIIMRMVAGKRYYGEDVKGEEEARQFRGIMEERAEAGGVLNPQEFVPLLRWIDHGRLEKRLMKVANKTDAFLQGLIDEKRSKEEKGNTMIDHLLSLQNSQPEYYTDQIIKGLILVLLIAGTSTSAVTIEWAMSNLLNHSQVLKNARVELDNQIGQEKLLNEPDVSKLHYLQNIILETLRLYPAAPLLLPHMSSEDCTIGGYNVPRETMLWVNAWAIHRDPNIWHDATSFKPERFENGESDVNKLMPFGLGRRACPGASLAQRTIGLTLGSLIQCFEWEKISEEEVDMVESNGVTMPKAVALEAMCRARPIITKVLSTSEDEF